One Pseudodesulfovibrio senegalensis DNA segment encodes these proteins:
- a CDS encoding penicillin-binding protein 1A yields MKVLKIFLITVAVMLVLGIGGLVFLYNWAASDLPGFKKITDYKPPLVTTVYANDNQVLGYFYKEKRFLVTLGQMSPWLPKAFLAAEDASFYEHEGVDLTAIARAFVINIKAGHVKQGGSTITQQIIKRLLLSSEKKYKRKLKEAILAYRLEHYLTKDEILTIYLNQIFLGAHSYGVEAAARTYFGKHASELDLAESAVIAGLPQAPSRYSPVRNPELAKKRQVYVLDQLLELNWIDRAQYDEAVNKPLEYTSMADPSWKVGPYYLEEVRRWLVDMYGEEAVYNDGMTVTTACDIKHQLAAEAALRHGLEESAKRRGWEGPTENISLGDAGRIQEQGPQDAEDVEKGDRYRAVVTRVKKDGAEVVFGAFNGFVTLKSMWWCRKPDIKKSHEDVRDPGDARKVLKKGDVVWVSVADIPEVPDAVWTLGLERDPMIEGAIVSVKPDTGEVVALSGGYDFGRSQFNRATQALRQCGSAFKPIVYSTAIDNGFTPASIVMDAPIVFANESEGKLWRPENFENTFYGPTLLRTALVKSRNLVTIRVAQKLGIHKIIERARALGLEADFPSDLSVALGSASVSLMNLCKAYTAFARGGTTIQPRLVLSVKSAWGEELYASQPEVVEAISPQTAYIMACLMKEVVRDGTGWRARVLKRPIAGKTGTSNNEHDAWFMGYTPYLLTGVFVGFDQMKPQGKWETGSRAASPIWVDYRKQVEQDYPYQDFTQPPGIVMVRVDGKTGKLAGPGSSEVFFLPFKEGTEPTQMAAPAGSDGVPASDDDLFKQVF; encoded by the coding sequence ATGAAAGTTCTCAAAATATTTCTCATCACTGTTGCCGTGATGCTGGTGCTCGGCATTGGCGGTCTCGTGTTTTTATACAACTGGGCGGCCAGCGACCTGCCCGGCTTCAAGAAGATCACCGACTACAAGCCGCCGCTGGTGACCACCGTTTATGCCAACGACAATCAGGTGCTTGGCTATTTCTACAAGGAAAAGCGTTTTCTGGTTACCTTGGGACAGATGAGCCCCTGGTTGCCCAAGGCTTTTCTGGCGGCCGAAGACGCCTCGTTTTACGAGCATGAAGGCGTGGACCTTACTGCCATCGCTCGAGCTTTTGTGATCAATATCAAGGCGGGCCACGTCAAGCAGGGCGGATCCACCATCACGCAGCAGATCATCAAGCGACTGCTGCTCAGTTCCGAAAAGAAATACAAGCGCAAGCTCAAGGAGGCCATTCTCGCCTACCGTCTGGAACATTATCTGACCAAGGACGAGATACTGACCATCTATTTGAACCAGATTTTCCTCGGCGCGCATTCCTATGGCGTCGAAGCTGCCGCCCGTACCTATTTCGGCAAGCACGCTTCGGAGCTTGATCTGGCGGAATCCGCTGTCATAGCCGGGTTGCCGCAGGCACCCAGTCGTTATTCTCCGGTGCGCAATCCCGAATTGGCCAAAAAACGTCAGGTGTACGTCCTGGATCAGCTTCTGGAGCTGAACTGGATTGACAGGGCCCAGTATGACGAAGCCGTGAACAAGCCGCTTGAATATACGTCCATGGCCGATCCTTCGTGGAAGGTGGGACCGTACTATCTTGAGGAAGTGCGCCGTTGGCTGGTGGACATGTATGGTGAGGAGGCCGTGTACAACGATGGCATGACCGTGACCACGGCCTGCGACATCAAGCACCAACTGGCGGCCGAGGCAGCACTGCGCCACGGCCTGGAAGAATCCGCCAAGCGCCGCGGTTGGGAAGGGCCGACCGAGAATATCAGCCTTGGCGATGCCGGGCGGATTCAGGAACAGGGACCGCAGGATGCAGAAGATGTCGAAAAAGGTGATCGATACCGTGCGGTTGTCACCCGCGTGAAAAAGGATGGCGCAGAAGTTGTGTTCGGCGCGTTCAACGGATTCGTGACGCTCAAGTCCATGTGGTGGTGTCGCAAGCCGGACATCAAAAAATCGCACGAGGATGTTCGCGATCCCGGCGATGCACGCAAAGTGCTCAAGAAAGGTGACGTTGTTTGGGTTTCTGTTGCCGATATACCCGAGGTACCGGATGCTGTGTGGACGTTGGGTCTGGAGCGTGATCCCATGATTGAGGGGGCCATCGTTTCGGTCAAGCCGGACACTGGCGAGGTTGTGGCCCTGAGCGGCGGGTATGACTTCGGTCGCAGCCAATTCAACCGCGCCACGCAGGCGTTGCGCCAGTGCGGTTCCGCGTTCAAGCCCATCGTGTATTCCACGGCCATAGACAACGGTTTTACGCCTGCTTCCATTGTCATGGATGCCCCCATTGTTTTTGCCAACGAATCCGAGGGCAAGCTCTGGCGGCCCGAAAATTTCGAGAATACTTTTTATGGCCCGACCCTGTTGCGCACCGCGCTGGTCAAATCACGAAATCTCGTGACCATTCGCGTGGCCCAGAAGCTGGGAATCCACAAGATTATCGAGCGGGCCAGAGCGCTTGGTCTGGAAGCGGATTTCCCGTCCGACCTTTCCGTTGCCCTTGGTTCGGCCTCGGTCAGCCTCATGAATCTCTGCAAGGCATATACGGCCTTTGCGCGCGGCGGGACCACCATTCAGCCGAGGCTGGTGCTTTCGGTCAAGAGCGCGTGGGGTGAGGAATTGTATGCCTCGCAACCCGAGGTTGTGGAGGCCATCAGCCCGCAGACGGCATACATCATGGCCTGTCTGATGAAAGAGGTTGTGCGCGACGGCACGGGGTGGCGCGCCCGTGTGCTCAAGCGACCCATAGCGGGCAAAACCGGAACAAGCAACAACGAACATGACGCCTGGTTCATGGGATATACCCCGTATCTGCTGACGGGCGTATTCGTGGGATTCGACCAGATGAAGCCGCAGGGGAAATGGGAAACCGGTTCGCGTGCGGCCAGCCCCATCTGGGTGGATTACCGCAAACAGGTGGAGCAGGATTATCCGTATCAGGACTTCACCCAGCCTCCCGGAATTGTTATGGTGCGTGTAGACGGGAAAACCGGAAAACTGGCCGGTCCCGGGTCGAGCGAGGTCTTTTTCCTGCCGTTCAAGGAAGGCACGGAACCGACACAGATGGCGGCACCCGCAGGAAGCGACGGCGTGCCGGCCTCGGATGACGACCTTTTCAAGCAGGTTTTCTAG
- a CDS encoding PhzF family phenazine biosynthesis protein, which translates to MKLDIFQVDAFAERVFHGNPAAVVPLYEWLSDDLMQNIARENNLSETAFFVRKGEYFELRWFTPEFEIDLCGHATMASAHVLCAHMGYEDPAVVFVTKSGRLFVDRDEDGMYSMDIPAWPVKEIQVTERVTKALGARPEALYANRRDMMALYASEQDVRGLKPDAQLVSQLDGVCLICTAPGEDHDFVSRVFSPGASIFEDPVTGSAHCGLVPFWAERLGRDSLYAHQASERGGDIRCENAGDRIKIAGRAVTYMTGSITL; encoded by the coding sequence ATGAAGCTGGATATCTTTCAGGTCGATGCTTTTGCCGAAAGGGTCTTTCATGGCAATCCTGCCGCCGTGGTTCCGCTGTACGAGTGGCTGAGCGATGACCTCATGCAGAACATCGCCCGGGAGAACAACCTTTCGGAAACCGCTTTTTTCGTGCGCAAGGGCGAGTATTTCGAATTGCGGTGGTTTACGCCGGAATTCGAAATCGATTTGTGCGGCCATGCGACCATGGCCAGCGCACATGTCCTGTGCGCACACATGGGGTATGAAGATCCTGCCGTGGTTTTCGTGACCAAGAGCGGACGGCTGTTCGTGGACCGTGACGAAGACGGTATGTATTCCATGGACATTCCGGCCTGGCCCGTAAAGGAAATTCAGGTCACTGAGCGGGTGACCAAGGCGCTTGGCGCACGGCCGGAGGCCTTGTACGCCAACCGCAGGGACATGATGGCCCTGTATGCCTCCGAGCAGGATGTCCGCGGTTTGAAACCGGATGCCCAGCTTGTGTCCCAACTCGACGGCGTGTGCCTGATTTGCACGGCCCCGGGGGAGGATCATGATTTTGTTTCCCGCGTATTCAGCCCGGGTGCAAGCATATTCGAGGACCCGGTCACGGGCTCGGCCCATTGCGGTCTGGTTCCCTTTTGGGCAGAGCGGCTGGGCAGGGATTCCCTGTATGCGCATCAGGCTTCTGAGCGCGGCGGCGATATCCGTTGCGAAAACGCGGGCGATCGCATCAAGATCGCGGGGCGCGCCGTGACCTACATGACCGGAAGCATCACGCTGTAG
- a CDS encoding phenylpyruvate tautomerase MIF-related protein has translation MPFCRLETNVVVGKEQTQTLVRGLSTLVADMLGKPEAYVMAVFEPGKELMFGGTDDPAAYVTLQSIGLPREKTPEFSAVMCAFLEDALSIAPDRVYIAFGDIDRPLMGWNSATF, from the coding sequence ATGCCGTTTTGCAGGCTGGAAACCAACGTTGTCGTGGGCAAGGAACAGACGCAGACGCTGGTGCGCGGGCTTTCCACACTGGTTGCGGACATGCTGGGCAAGCCAGAAGCATATGTCATGGCCGTGTTCGAGCCGGGCAAGGAACTGATGTTTGGCGGCACGGACGACCCTGCGGCGTACGTGACCTTGCAGAGCATCGGGCTGCCGCGAGAAAAGACCCCTGAGTTTTCCGCGGTCATGTGCGCTTTCCTGGAGGACGCGCTGTCCATTGCGCCGGATCGCGTCTACATCGCGTTCGGGGATATTGACCGTCCCCTGATGGGCTGGAATTCGGCAACATTCTGA
- a CDS encoding D-lyxose/D-mannose family sugar isomerase translates to MKRSEINALIADAKVFFREHRFMLPPWAFWGPKDWKGKGQTEVVANQLGWDLTDYGEGKFHERGLILFTLRNGNLATGHTKPYAEKIMIVGEGQICPMHFHWSKMEDIINRGGGNLVIELNGSDDEECFSGKPLAVMVDGIERVVEPGGTVVLEPGESITLEKGMYHRFYGEAGKGRVLVGEVSSVNDDNTDNRFYRPMPRFPEIEENESPLHLLCTDYPRYV, encoded by the coding sequence ATGAAGCGCAGTGAGATCAACGCATTGATTGCGGACGCCAAGGTTTTTTTCCGTGAACACAGGTTCATGCTGCCGCCGTGGGCCTTTTGGGGGCCAAAAGACTGGAAGGGCAAGGGACAGACGGAAGTCGTTGCCAACCAGTTGGGATGGGACCTGACCGACTACGGCGAAGGGAAATTCCATGAGCGCGGCCTGATTCTGTTTACCCTGCGCAACGGCAACCTCGCCACCGGACACACCAAGCCCTATGCGGAAAAGATCATGATCGTGGGCGAGGGACAGATTTGTCCCATGCATTTTCATTGGTCAAAGATGGAAGACATCATCAACCGTGGCGGTGGCAATCTGGTCATTGAACTGAACGGTTCGGATGATGAAGAGTGTTTCTCGGGCAAGCCGCTGGCCGTGATGGTGGACGGCATTGAGCGGGTTGTGGAACCCGGTGGGACCGTGGTCCTTGAACCCGGCGAGTCCATTACCCTCGAAAAGGGCATGTACCATCGTTTCTACGGCGAGGCGGGCAAGGGCCGGGTGCTGGTGGGCGAGGTCTCCTCGGTCAACGACGACAACACGGACAATCGTTTTTATCGTCCCATGCCGCGTTTTCCGGAAATCGAGGAGAACGAGTCCCCGCTGCATCTGCTGTGTACGGATTACCCCCGGTACGTGTGA
- the fsa gene encoding fructose-6-phosphate aldolase — protein MEFFLDTANIDEIRAAQRQGLVDGVTTNPTLLSREGGDWRKQAKRICEIVSGPVSLEVVGTTAEDMVREAEDLVGFGPNVVIKIPMIAEGLVAAKTLSEKGIKTNVTLVFSAMQALLAAKAGATYVSPFVGRLDAIGHDGMQLIEQIRTIFDNYEFETKILVASVRDPMHVQDSALIGADVATVPYKVIQQFVKHPLTDTGLAQFLKDWEQFTE, from the coding sequence GTGGAATTCTTTCTGGACACGGCCAATATTGATGAAATCCGGGCTGCCCAGCGTCAGGGCCTTGTGGATGGAGTGACCACCAACCCGACCCTGCTCTCCCGCGAAGGCGGCGACTGGCGCAAGCAGGCCAAGCGCATATGCGAAATCGTCTCCGGGCCGGTCAGCCTTGAGGTCGTGGGCACCACCGCCGAAGACATGGTCCGGGAAGCCGAAGACCTTGTCGGCTTCGGACCCAACGTGGTCATCAAGATACCCATGATCGCCGAAGGTCTGGTGGCCGCAAAAACACTTTCCGAAAAAGGTATCAAGACAAACGTCACGCTGGTTTTCTCTGCCATGCAGGCGCTTCTGGCCGCCAAGGCCGGGGCAACCTATGTCAGCCCGTTCGTGGGCAGGCTCGACGCCATCGGGCACGACGGCATGCAGCTCATCGAACAGATCAGGACCATCTTCGACAACTACGAATTCGAGACCAAAATACTGGTGGCCAGCGTGCGCGACCCCATGCACGTGCAGGACAGCGCACTCATCGGCGCGGATGTGGCTACGGTCCCCTACAAGGTCATACAGCAATTCGTAAAGCATCCGCTCACGGATACGGGGCTGGCCCAATTCCTCAAGGATTGGGAACAATTCACCGAATGA
- a CDS encoding carbohydrate kinase family protein: MGTFTAAGIGEILWDMLPGERQLGGAPANFAYHFKALGGESLTISRVGDDEPGKAALAQLKEHGLDISAVTVDPNHMTGRVDVHVDANGVASYEFPDDVAWDHIEANDAATRALPTLDAVCFGTLAQRSPVSRRNITAMLQALPQKTLKIFDINLRQHFYSQELIESSLRMANVLKINDEELAIVGGMLAIHGTEQERMSRLIERFTLRLGVLTRGENGSLLMTPDQTSDFPGVAATVRDTIGAGDSFSAALALGWLQRLPLEEINQKAAQVAAHVCSQAGAMPVMPDTLRI, from the coding sequence ATGGGCACATTCACGGCAGCAGGCATCGGGGAAATCCTCTGGGACATGCTTCCCGGCGAAAGGCAACTGGGCGGCGCGCCCGCCAATTTCGCCTACCATTTCAAGGCGCTGGGCGGTGAAAGCCTGACCATTTCCCGCGTTGGGGACGATGAACCCGGCAAAGCCGCTCTTGCGCAATTGAAAGAGCATGGTCTGGACATCTCCGCCGTGACCGTGGATCCCAATCACATGACCGGTCGAGTGGACGTGCATGTGGATGCAAACGGCGTTGCCAGCTATGAATTCCCGGACGACGTGGCCTGGGACCACATTGAAGCAAATGACGCGGCAACGCGGGCCCTGCCCACGCTCGACGCTGTCTGCTTTGGTACGCTGGCCCAGCGCAGCCCGGTATCGCGCCGCAACATCACGGCCATGCTGCAAGCCCTGCCCCAAAAAACGCTGAAAATATTCGACATAAACCTGCGACAACACTTTTATTCCCAAGAGCTGATCGAATCGTCCCTGCGCATGGCCAACGTGCTCAAAATCAACGACGAGGAACTGGCGATCGTTGGCGGCATGCTGGCCATCCACGGCACGGAACAGGAGCGCATGTCCCGACTGATCGAGCGATTCACCCTCAGACTCGGCGTGCTCACGCGCGGAGAAAACGGCAGCCTGCTCATGACCCCGGACCAAACTTCCGACTTTCCCGGCGTAGCTGCCACGGTCCGCGATACCATCGGCGCCGGGGATTCGTTCTCGGCCGCGCTGGCACTTGGCTGGCTGCAACGACTCCCGCTGGAAGAAATCAACCAGAAGGCCGCACAGGTGGCCGCCCATGTCTGCTCGCAGGCCGGAGCCATGCCCGTCATGCCGGACACCTTGCGCATCTGA
- a CDS encoding U32 family peptidase, whose product MAPAGDVSSYLAALAAGADAIYVGLKHFSARMQAKNFSIGDLSALASLGRERGTKTYVAMNTLVKPSDPESAGRLIQRLARSVRPNALIVQDLAMLELARQAGFKGELHISTLANATHPAALAAAARLGASRVVLPRELNLDEVRDMAKACPKGLQLELFVHGALCHCVSGRCYWSSFLGGKSGLRGRCVQPCRRMYRQANADAKRLFSCMDLSLDVLTKPLLDIPQVGSWKIEGRKKGPHYVFYTVSAYRMLRDNPKDAQTKKAAMDLLEQALGRPSSHSVFLPQRPFTPVKPEDETSSGLMVGQIKRDGAKFHFVSREELLPGDLIRVGYEDQMGHRTLSIRRRVPKRGRFDIPRPKDPKKPAPRIGAKVFLVDRREKELTKIIRELENELKNHAAAEPVESTFSPTMPKGMAQKNKARTRLMHVNRSLPKGRIEGRPALWLERSSLQRVSRQTIPRTTWWLPPVIWPEEEIKYRRLLRDAQRHGAQTFVLNSPWQAELFRDRKAELIAGPYCNAANHLALDALKKMGFSSAIISPELPAEDVIALTKRTPMPLGMVVKGLWPFGISRILAAEVKEEAPIKSPMNEVAWVRKYGQNHWIFPGWEIDLTPEMRKLERAGIRTFVHLHEPWPKAVPRPKRTSTFNWNNNLL is encoded by the coding sequence ATGGCTCCGGCAGGCGACGTCTCTTCCTACCTTGCCGCACTCGCGGCGGGCGCGGACGCGATCTACGTCGGACTCAAGCATTTTTCCGCCCGCATGCAGGCCAAGAATTTCTCCATCGGCGACCTTTCCGCCCTGGCAAGCCTCGGGCGTGAGCGCGGAACAAAGACTTACGTGGCAATGAACACACTGGTCAAGCCCTCGGACCCGGAATCCGCAGGAAGATTGATCCAGCGCCTTGCCCGTTCGGTACGCCCGAACGCGCTCATCGTGCAGGATCTGGCCATGCTGGAACTGGCAAGACAGGCCGGTTTCAAGGGCGAATTGCACATTTCAACGCTGGCCAACGCAACGCATCCGGCGGCACTGGCCGCAGCGGCCCGTTTGGGCGCGAGTCGCGTGGTGCTCCCGCGCGAACTCAACCTCGACGAAGTGCGCGACATGGCCAAGGCCTGCCCCAAGGGCCTGCAACTGGAACTCTTCGTCCACGGTGCGCTCTGTCACTGCGTTTCCGGACGATGTTACTGGAGCAGCTTTCTGGGCGGCAAAAGCGGCCTGCGCGGCCGCTGCGTGCAACCCTGCCGCAGGATGTACCGCCAGGCCAATGCCGACGCCAAGCGCCTCTTTTCCTGCATGGATCTGAGCCTCGACGTGCTGACCAAACCCCTGCTGGACATACCGCAAGTGGGTTCATGGAAAATCGAAGGCCGCAAAAAAGGACCGCATTACGTTTTTTACACGGTCTCGGCCTATCGAATGCTCCGGGACAATCCCAAGGACGCGCAGACCAAAAAGGCCGCCATGGACCTTCTGGAACAGGCGCTCGGCCGCCCTTCCAGCCATTCTGTTTTCCTGCCGCAGCGTCCGTTCACCCCGGTCAAGCCCGAAGACGAAACCAGCTCGGGCCTCATGGTCGGCCAAATCAAACGCGACGGAGCCAAATTCCACTTCGTTTCCCGCGAGGAACTTCTGCCCGGCGACCTGATCCGCGTGGGCTATGAAGACCAGATGGGCCACCGGACCCTGAGCATACGCCGCCGCGTTCCCAAGCGGGGCCGTTTCGACATCCCCCGCCCCAAGGACCCCAAGAAGCCCGCCCCGCGCATCGGAGCCAAGGTGTTTCTTGTGGACCGCAGGGAAAAAGAACTGACAAAAATCATTCGCGAGCTTGAAAACGAGCTGAAAAATCACGCGGCCGCAGAGCCGGTGGAGTCCACGTTCTCGCCCACCATGCCCAAGGGCATGGCACAAAAGAACAAGGCCCGCACCCGTTTGATGCACGTGAACCGCAGCCTGCCCAAAGGACGCATCGAAGGCCGCCCGGCACTGTGGTTGGAACGATCTTCCCTGCAGCGCGTCTCGCGCCAGACAATCCCGCGCACCACGTGGTGGCTGCCGCCCGTGATCTGGCCGGAAGAGGAAATCAAATACCGCAGGCTGCTTCGCGACGCCCAACGCCACGGCGCACAAACGTTCGTGCTCAATTCGCCGTGGCAGGCCGAACTCTTCCGGGACCGCAAGGCCGAACTCATTGCCGGGCCGTACTGCAACGCGGCCAACCATCTGGCATTGGACGCGCTCAAGAAAATGGGTTTTTCCTCGGCCATCATCAGCCCGGAATTGCCCGCCGAAGACGTGATCGCCCTCACCAAACGCACGCCCATGCCGCTGGGCATGGTCGTCAAGGGGCTGTGGCCCTTCGGCATTTCCCGCATTCTGGCTGCCGAGGTCAAGGAGGAAGCCCCCATAAAAAGCCCCATGAACGAAGTGGCCTGGGTCAGAAAATACGGCCAGAACCACTGGATATTCCCGGGCTGGGAAATTGACCTGACCCCGGAAATGCGCAAACTGGAACGAGCCGGAATCCGTACATTCGTGCATCTGCACGAACCGTGGCCCAAGGCCGTGCCCCGTCCCAAACGCACCAGCACGTTCAACTGGAATAACAATCTGTTGTAA